From the genome of Nicotiana tabacum cultivar K326 chromosome 17, ASM71507v2, whole genome shotgun sequence:
GTACCCGACGGGTTGTCATGTTTTGAAAACGATCAATAATCGCATCATTAGGTACACTTTCAAATACTTCATCTTCTATATAACAAACTAAACAGTCATTCAAAAATTCATCACCAATTCTGCTACGCAAGTCATTTTTGATGTACTTCATTGAAGAAAAAGCTCTTTCTACTATTGCAGTAGCGACAGGCAATATCATACTTAACTTCACAAGCAAAAACACAAGTCTCCAAGTCTTGTACAAATCTGTTTCAACTAATGTTTCTGAAAGATCTCCAAGTCCTTTCAAGTTAGACAAATCATTGTCTTCTTTCACAAAGAGAATATAGTTGTCAAGCTCGTAACTGAGATCTTCAAGCTTTGAACCACTAAACTCATGAGGATAAAGTGTAGCAAGTTTCATAATTCTGTCTTTATCATAATTTGCAAAAGAATTATCCGGACTCAAACTAGCCATACCAAGAAGTAGATTACTATTCACCGCATCAAAACGACTGTTAAGCTCCGAAAGTTGCAAATCAATAACAGTATTAAAAACTTCGACACGCAAATGATGAGAATATGTAACACTTGAACTCCTACGCTTTGACTTTCCAAGATGATAGTTCTTATCCATTTTAGGGATCACAATATCATGCTTGGAACAAAATGAAGAGGCGTCATCTATCAATGATTCCCATTTAGATTCTCTCATCACTTGCAATTGCCTCTTGGCGAAACCAACAAGCTTCATAGCATTTACAATTTCCTGATCTTTTCTTTGCAAAGCTATATTCAAATCATTTATGATTGCTAATAATTTTAACATCAAATGTATCATATGCACAAACTCAAAAGATCGTATGTCATTCACTAGACTTTTTGCCACTGATCTCTCAAGATAATTTACACCCTCACTTGCAAGAAACTCAGGTACATTAATGATTGATGAGAATAATGCAATAAAGTTACGCACTGTTTTAAAATTAGAACCCCATCGGGTATCACCTGGCCTTTGGAGTCCAAGTTCTTGATTTAGTCCACTTCCTGTATGAACTTCACCAAGCACTTGTAGCTCCTCTAGTTTTTTTGCCTGATCCTCTCGTAGCATATTCCTACGCTTAAAAGAACTTCCAACAATATTCAAGACATTAGCAACAATATCAAAAAATTGATCTACATCATAATGTTTTTTTTGCAACTACAAGAGTCAATTGCAATTGATGGGCAAAGCAATGTATTATGCCGAAGGATTATCTTTCAGAATTAAAATTTTAAGACCATTGATTTCTCCTTGCATGTTACTAGCTCCATCATAACCTTGTCCCCGTATTTGAGATGGACTCAATGAGTGCTCTAAAAGCAAATCATAGATTGCTTTTTGTAATGACGATGAAGTTGTTTTTTTAACATGAACAATACTAAGGAATCGCTCAATAGGTTTTCCCTCTTTGTTGACATACCGCAGAACAAGAGCCATTTGTTCCTTATGAGAGACGTCCTTAGATTCAtcaaccaaaattccaaaataaTCTCCATTTAAATCTTCAACTAttgctttaattatttctttcgcACAAGCATTAACGATCTCTTTTTGGATATTTGGAGCAATCATCATGTTATTTTGTGGAGCACTTTGTAGCGCAACTTTTTTCACTTCATCATCCCTATCTGCATACCATTGTAAGAGTTCTACAAAGTTTCCTCGTTTAATAGAAGTTTCACCTTCATCGTGGCCCCGGAAAGACATTCcttgttttaaaagaaattttgccACATCAATCGAAGCATTCAACCGAACTCGCTAATCACTTTTAATTTTTTCAGACTGCTTGTCAAAAGAGGTTAGAATTGATTGCTCTTGATTAATTAAATCTCTCATCATCATAAAACATCTATTGTGAAGACTATTCACCTCTCCAATATGTGTGTTAAGCCTTTCTGTAGCTTTATTCCAAGCTCTAAAACCATTCTTTGTGAAAGAATTCCCAACTTTTCCATGTCCTCCATGCTCATTTTTAAACAAGTAACAACATAAGCAAAATGTTGCATCAACTTTAACACTATATTCTAACCATCCAGAGTATGAAGTGTTAAACCATTCAAGATTAAATTGACGCATAAATCCACCAAAATCTCTTTTTGGAAAACTACAATTACGAGGTTGACAATGTCCTTGTTGAATATAATATCTTCTCACTCGGTCACGTAAATTCGGAGGATACTCTGAAATTTGCTTTCTTTCTGCGGGATCAGGTTCAAGATTCAAATTCAacattttctctttgtttgataCCGCCAAATGATTGATATTGTCATGAATAATTGGACATGGAGAAGAACTCGGCGTAGGAGGACTAGAACCAGAACCAGAACTTTGAGGAGTTGGAATAGCCTTGAAAATTTTCGTGATCATATCCACACTCACTAAAAAGATcctaaaaatcacaacaacaacaaaattacACTTCAAGGTGTAATTGAAACTTAATCCAACCAAattaatatttcaacaacttaAGTACTTATGAAATTGGAGTTAATATGATACAATATCCCTAGGCCTAAAAGTAAGATTAGTTTAGGAAAGGATTGACTAGTAATTAAGTTGATATAAAAAGTTAAATTTAAATTCATTAATTTACTTAaagtttaattattatttgaattattataTCTTAAACTTCCCAATATAAGGTTCACACTTCACACCCTTTCTGTAGTACATAGAGCAGTATTTTCTTAGGAGACAAGTCGAATCAAGACAAAACCCATCAATACAAAGCAATCTTATCATCTCTCTATTCCTTATTTCTCTAACTATTTTCTATAAAAATAAGCTGAAGCCTGAACTGCtttgtgaaaaaaaaaacaagatcaAAAGTCAAAACACATCCTTTTGGGTGAAGTTTTGTTCTGATAGTGCGTTTCTTATATGGAACCAAAATGCAAGAACCAAGAACAGCAGTGGCAAATCTTGTAActtataattaataaatattattgCATTATTATTGACAAAGAGCAATAGAGGCATACCAGCAAAACTAAAGAAGAGGATTGATTGCAGACTTGCAGTTTATGTCCAAGAAGAACTGAAGAAGAGCCTTTGCTTTGATTCTtttgaaaccctagctttaaaaatttgggaatcgttaACCTTCTGAAAAATGAAAGGTTTTGATCTCTTAAAGTTTTGTGAAGACCAACTcttttataattattaaaaagCCCCACAAGTTAATGAAGTACACATTAAAGAATAAAATTAATTAGGTGGTCCTCATCTTTTAAAGATAAGAAACGGACCTCTTTAAATGGGAAGGGGCAAAAAAAACCCATAAGTAACAAAGAAGTCAAACAGTAACTTAAATAAAATTGCAATAAAAGTTGTGTACACAGAGATTCGAACTCAAGTCTTCTCGCAATAAGTGGAACTTCGCCCATCAGTTTTACCACTGAACCCATAGCCTCATTTAGTCTATGGGTTCAAACACTAATATATTATCATATTTCAGTAATTTTGCACAGTATATTCTCGGATTttgtcgaaagttatgggttcaattgaacccgtatCCATAACACTAGATCCGCCCATGCCTGTCAGGAGGCATGTCCgataggtctacaggaaacacatccggaaaatcacgtaccaccggaacagaatcaatgacaggagtatctgtactaacatccctcacaaaagccaaataagataggcaacccttctcaaccatgcgttgggccttcaaatatgaaatcaccctacttggtacatgacagaaccgctccactcaaccctcggaattcctggcatagccaacgtcaccgtcttagcgtgataatctagaatagcatgacatggagataatcaatacatacccaatatcacgtcaaagtcaaccatactgagcaacaatagatctactcgggtctccagacccccaatagtcaccacacatgaccgatatatgcggtccacaataatagtattgctcacaggagtagatacatgtacagatgaaactaaggactcacgggccatatccagaaaatgggtgaaatacgaggaaacatatgaatacgtggaaccagggtcaaataatactgaggcatctctgtgacaaactaagacaatacctgtaatcacagcatctgaagcaatagcatctggtctggcagggagagcatagaaataggcctgaccaccccctgatctgcctcccctctagggcgacccctagctgactaacatCCActccgagctgactgggcgggtggtgaggtaactggtgttgtagtcggaggctgactcctctgctgagatagacctctgtgatgacgaggacactgcctccacatatgccccagCTCCCCACGCTCAAAATAACTCCCTGGGGTtggcggcggaaactgaagggaacccctagcaccaggatgactagtagaagaacctagcatggaagagccctgaatagGTGGAGCACGGgtcgaactctgaactggaagggcactaagtgataaatggccctgatgagaactgtgagaaccatggccagatgatgcaccccgatgaaatggccgaacTGACTGaacctgtctgaaatgacgacctttACCGtgttggaactgacccccaaaaggagcaccactgaatccaccctgaccacgaggcctcttggcctccctctcaaccctctcctaacCGCGAACCATCttaatctgccgagcaatgtcgataacctcatcaaaggtagcacctgaaacacgctccctggtcatgagaaacggtagctgataagtgaggccatcaataaacctcatgatcctctttctgtctgtgggaaccaaccagatagcatgacgggccaactcgatgtactgcatctcatactgcatcacagacatatcaccctggcggagctgctcaaactgtctacgcagctcctctctgcgggatcgaggcacgaacttctccaaaaagaccacggagaacagctgccaagtaaggggtgctgcactaaCAGGCCTgcacctctcgtaagtctcccgcCATCTGAGTGCAgtcccagaaaactgaaaggtagtgaatgagaccccacaagtctccaaaataccagcagtacggagtattcTCTGACATCTGTCCAAAAAGTCTTGAGCATTCTCTCTCTctatgccactgaaaggtggtgggtgaagtctcccaaacctttccaacctacattgatcatcctcaggcatggcaggaaccacataatcctgagcaacaacaactggctgggctggtggtgcctccggtgtctgaagtccctgaataacctgctagggtgtgcgagcgacgggagtctgagtgcctcccctggcctgagaagtggttgcggccgtcgaaatagagaccgcctgagcaaggccagtacacgctgtcagaaacTCAGAATctaagctagggcctcctgaaggcctggaatcacaataggcacatgtggtgcctgagctagtgcaTCAACAACTAGAACTTGGTCCTGATTTGGGATAACCGATGGATCTGTAGGTACTACCCCAactgttgtacgggctgcacctctgcccctaccacggcctctatcGCGGCctcagcctctcgcggccctggctggtggtactggtggctggccctcctgaccggtagtacgagtcatcaccatctgtgagagaatgaaacaacatatgtttagttactagaatcaacatattcgcacgacaagaattcaagaatgtggagtttcctaaaggttttgcagcctctcgaagataagtacagacgtctctgtaccgatccgcaagactctactaaacccgctcatgactcatgagacctatgtaacctaggctttgataccaatctatcacgactcaaaactaacccctgtcgtgatggcacctatcgtggaactaggcaagccgactcatttccaaaacaaattgatattttcattttaaagataatttcaaggttatttaacataaaacctccatttaaagagttaaaatcaatgaaaaatagaagtgcggaaaagaaaagcccgacatcggggtgtcactagtcatgagcatatactacaatctgtctaacaatatcaaggctaactcagcccgaagaatagctaaatacaactagaggaagatcagagggagaagagtaggggTTGCGAtcaccaaacagctaccttgctatctccaataaaatttgcaaccagaacactcaataatcgctactgtgtccagctacacctgaatctgcacacaaggtgcatggagtaatgtgactacgccaactcagtaagtaacaacaataaataaagactgagcagtagtgacgagcaataaagcatataacgttcatataaggaaatcttagtaaaataccacatgctttttaaaaatcaggatttgaatcaaattatctagtttaaacccagttccagtaaaaatcatttaaagacatttttccaacagtttttcaaacaaaggctcaatgcaaaggtgagcaaaaatgatgaaatcataaacagctcctcgggcaaaacatcactcatatatagcccctcgggcaaacctcacaatcactcttactactcgggcatacctcataatcactcatgcatcccagtcactcggcactcgcactcagtaggtacatgcgctcactgggggtgtgtacagactccggaggggctccttcaacccaagtactataatctgcacggacaactcacgtgcgataataataaagtatgatgcaggcgggcagccccgatccacactcatcctcaccaatcaggccctcggccactcttagtcataagtatgctgcaggcgggcagccccgatccacactcatcctcacaaatcaggccctcggccttactcagtcataagtatctcaagcctctcgggcatttcagtaaaatagggtatTCGGCACAAAACATTTaaatgcatcaaaatagagtcataaaactgagttatgcggtaaacaagtataaacatgattgagtatagattttcaatcgaaaacaatgagaggatggtaagaaacagtccctaagggtccaaacagcattggcgcaaggcccaaacatggcattcagcccaatttacagaaattctttctaaaacatataagtatcatatggtttcaacaaagtatgcaactttacagttgctacaggatggaccaagtcacaaatccccaacagtgcacgcccacacacccatcacctagcatgtgcgtcactaaaaatagtagaatgatacaaaatccggagtttcataccctcaggactagatttacaatcgttactttcctcaaaccggtcaaatctctaccccgcaatgatcttgcctctggactcggcctccaaatgctccgaatctattcacaatcagtacaataccatcaatacgcgctaatggaatgaattccacaagcaaaactacaaaattagaccaaaacccaaaattggctcaaactcgtcccccgggctcacgt
Proteins encoded in this window:
- the LOC142171795 gene encoding uncharacterized protein LOC142171795; protein product: MITKIFKAIPTPQSSGSGSSPPTPSSSPCPIIHDNINHLAVSNKEKMLNLNLEPDPAERKQISEYPPNLRDRVRRYYIQQGHCQPRNCSFPKRDFGGFMRQFNLEWFNTSYSGWLEYSVKVDATFCLCCYLFKNEHGGHGKVGNSFTKNGFRAWNKATERLNTHIGEVNSLHNRCFMMMRDLINQEQSILTSFDKQSEKIKSD
- the LOC142171794 gene encoding uncharacterized protein LOC142171794 — protein: MSFRGHDEGETSIKRGNFVELLQWYADRDDEVKKVALQSAPQNNMMIAPNIQKEIVNACAKEIIKAIVEDLNGDYFGILVDESKDVSHKEQMALVLRYVNKEGKPIERFLSIVHVKKTTSSSLQKAIYDLLLEHSLSPSQIRGQGYDGASNMQGEINDQFFDIVANVLNIVGSSFKRRNMLREDQAKKLEELQVLGEVHTGSGLNQELGLQRPGDTRWGSNFKTVRNFIALFSSIINVPEFLASEGVNYLERSVAKSLVNDIRSFEFVHMIHLMLKLLAIINDLNIALQRKDQEIVNAMKLVGFAKRQLQVMRESKWESLIDDASSFCSKHDIVIPKMDKNYHLGKSKRRSSSVTYSHHLRVEVFNTVIDLQLSELNSRFDAVNSNLLLGMASLSPDNSFANYDKDRIMKLATLYPHEFSGSKLEDLSYELDNYILFVKEDNDLSNLKGLGDLSETLVETDLYKTWRLVFLLVKLSMILPVATAIVERAFSSMKYIKNDLRSRIGDEFLNDCLVCYIEDEVFESVPNDAIIDRFQNMTTRRVQL